The Rubrobacter naiadicus DNA segment AGATACTGAGGATGGGCGAGGGCCGCAAGGTGAAGGCCCTCTGGCGGGACGTGGAGGAGATCTCCGCGCTCGAACCGTCCCTCGAGAAGCTCACCGACGAGGAGCTGCGGTCGAAGACCGACGAGTTCCGCGAGCGTCTCGCGGAGGGCGAGACGCTCGACGACCTCCTCTACGAGGCTTTCGCCGTGGTGCGGGAGGCCGCCAAGAGGACGCTCGGGATGAGGCCGTTCGACGTGCAGGTGATGGGCGGTATCGTACTGCACCAGGGCAAGATCGCCGAGATGAAGACCGGCGAGGGGAAGACGCTCGCCGCGACGATGCCAGTCTATCTCAACGCGCTCACCGGCGAGGGCGTGCACCTTGTGACCGTCAACGACTACCTCGCCCGGCGCGATGCAGAATGGATGGGGCCCCTCTACGAGTTCCTCGGGCTCAGGGTCGGGGTGATCCAGGAGTGGATGGACTTCGACGAGCGCAAGGAAGCCTACGCCGCCGACGTCACCTACGGGACCAACACCCAGTTCGGCTTCGACTACCTGAGGGACAACCTCGCGACCTCGCCCGATCAGCTCGTGCAGCGCGAGCTCAAGTACGCCATCGTCGACGAGGTGGACTCCATCCTGATCGACGAGGCCCGCACCCCCCTCATCATAAGCGGGGTGCCCGAGAGCGCCGCCGACACCTACTACAGGTTCGCCGCGATCGTCCCCACCCTCAAGGAGGGTGAGGACTACGAGGTGGACGAGAAGAAGCAGCAGGTCGCCCCGACCGAGCAGGGGGTCGCGAAGGTCGAGAAGGCGCTCGGGATAGACAACCTCTACGACGACGTGAATGCCAATCTGGTCAACCACCTGCAGCAGGCCCTCCGGGCGCACACCCTTTTCAAGCGCGACGACGAGTACATCGTCCGCGACGGGGAGGTCCTCATCGTCGACGAGTTCACCGGGCGCATCCTGGAGGGCCGGCGCTACTCCGAGGGGCTGCACCAGGCCATAGAGGCCAAAGAGGGCGTTCCGATCAAGGAAGAGAACCAGACGGTCGCCACGATAACCATCCAGAACTACTTCCGCCAGTACGAGAAGCTCGCCGGTATGACCGGCACGGCCGCGACCGAGGCCGACGAGTTCATGCACATCTACAAGATGGAGGTCGCCTCGATCCCGACCCACCGTCCGATGATCCGGGTGGACAAGGACGACCTCGTCTACAAGACAAAGAAGGCCAAGTACAAGGCGGTCGTGGAGGACATCGTCGAGCGGCACAAAAAGGGGCAGCCGGTCCTCGTCGGCACCGTCTCCGTCGAGGTCTCCGAGCACCTCTCGAAGCTGCTCAAGCAGCGGGGCATCCCGCACAACGTGCTCAACGCCAAGCACCACGAGCGGGAGGCCGAGATCATCGCCGAGGCCGGGAAGCTCGGCGCGGTGACGATAGCCACCAACATGGCCGGGCGCGGCACCGACATAAAGCTCGGCGGTTCCGAGGAGGGGACCGAGGAGTGGACCGAAGAGCACGAGCGCCTCGCGCAGGAGATCATGCAGAAGTACCCGACGATCGAACGGGAGATGCTCGAGGGGCGCACGCTCGAGTCTTTGAAGGTGGTCAACCTCGGCGGCCTCTACGTGCTCGGCACCGAGCGGCACGAGGCGCGCCGGATAGACGACCAGCTCCGGGGGCGCTCCGGACGCCAGGGTGACCCCGGAGAGTCGCGGTTCTACCTCTCCTTCGAGGACGACCTCCTCAGGCTCTTCGGGGGCGAGCGGATGCAGAACATCATAAGCCGCATCGGGCTCGAGGAGGACGTGCCGCTCGAGGCCGGGATGGTCTCCGGCTCGGTGCGGCGGGCGCAGGAGCAGGTCGAGAGCCAGAACTTCCAGGCGCGCAAGCGCATCCTCGAGTACGACGACGTGCTCAACAAGCAGCGCGAGGTGATCTACGCGATCCGCCGTGAGATCCTGATGGGCGGCGAGGTCGACACGATGGGCTACGTCGAGGAGGTGCTCTCGGACGTCATAGAGTCTCACGCCCCGGCCAACTCCTACCCGGAGGACTGGGATCTCGAGGGGCTCGAGCGCGAGCTCCGGCGCTTCTATCCGGTCTCGGTGGACTTCGGGGTCCTGGACCCCGAGGAGGCCACGACGGAGGATCTGCGCGAGCTGGTGCTCGCCGATGCCCGGGAGCGGCTCGAAGAGCGCAAGCGGGAGTGGGAGGAGCGTACGGCCGAGCTCGAGCGGCTCGGGCTCGAGCGCGCCGACGGCATAGACAGCTTCGAGGAAGCCGAGCGCAGGACGCTGCTCTCGATCGTCGACCAGCGCTGGCGCGAGCACCTCTACGACATGGATTATCTGCGGGAAGGGATCGGCTGGCGCGGTCTCGGGCAGCGCGACCCGCTGGTCGAGTACAAGCGCGAGGGCTACGAGCTGTTCCGCCAGATGGAGCGGGCTCTCAAGGAAGACTACGTCACCTACATCTACCGGGTCGAGAACGTGCAGGTAACCGAGTCCGACCTCGAGCAGCTCTCCTACAGCGGAGGTGGAGAGGAGGAACCCGCAGCCCCGCAGCAGAGGAGCCCGAGGCGCGCGGAGCAGAAGATCGGACGCAACGACCCGTGCCCCTGCGGATCCGGCAAGAAGTACAAGAAGTGTCACGGCATGCCCGGAGCGCCGCCGCTGAGGGTGGAAGGCTGATGCCTGAGGCCGAAGAGAAGCTGGCGGAGCTCGAAGCGCGGCTCTCCGACCTGGAGGGGTACTTCGACGTCGGGGAGATGCGCGAGGAGGCCGGGAGGCTCGCCCGTGAGATGAACCGGCCCGATTTCTGGGACGATCCCGGACGGGCGCGTGAGATCTCGTCGCGTTTCTCCAGGATCCAGGACCGTCTCGAACTCCTAGATGATCTGCGCAGGAGGCTCTCCGATGCCGGGGAGTTGCTGGAGCTCGCCGGCGAGGAGGATGGGGAGTTTCTGGCGGAGGTCTCGGGCGAGCTGAGGCGGGTTGAGCAGGTACTGGAGGAGCAGGAGGTGGCGCAGCTCTTCTCCGGGGAGTACGACGAGGGAGATGCCATCCTCACGATAAACTCCGGCGCTGGGGGGGTCGACTCGCAGGACTGGGCGGAGATGCTCGCCCGGATGTACCGCCGGTGGGCCGAGCGGCGTGGCTTCGATCTCGAGGTCATAGAGTACACCGAAGGGGAAGAGGCCGGCATAAAGAGCGCGACCTTCACGGTCAGGGGGGAGTTCGTCTTCGGGCTGCTCTCGGCCGAGAGGGGCGTACACCGGCTCGTGCGCATAAGCCCCTTCGACGCGAGCCGCAGGCGGCACACGAGCTTCGCCTCGGTGGCGGTCGCGCCGGCGGTGGAGGGCGAGGTCGAGCTGGACATCGACGAGAAAGATCTCAAGGTAGACACCTACCGGTCCTCGGGGGCGGGCGGGCAGCACGTGAACAAGACGGACTCGGCGGTGCGCATCACGCATCTTCCGACCGGGATCGTCGTCCAGTGCCAGAACGAGCGCAGCCAGCACCAGAACCGGGAGACGGCGATGCGGGTGCTCAAAGCGAGGCTGCTCGAGCTCGAACGCGAGAAGAGGGAGCGTGAGATAGCCGCCCAGAGCGGCGAGAAGGCGGATATCGAGTGGGGCTCTCAGATACGCTCGTACGTCCTGCACCCCTACAAGATGGTCAAGGACCATCGCACGGGGCTCGAGAGAGGGGACGTGGAGCGGGTGCTGGACGGGGAGATAGACGACTTCATCTACGCTTACCTGAAGAGCCGTACGGCCGCTGTTTGATACGGGCGTAAGGAAGGGACGCAGGGTCCGCCGCGCGGTCATCCTCGTCCTGCTGGTGCTCGCCGGGGCGATCGCCGCGGGGCCCTACACGTACCTTCCGGGGCTGGTCGATGGGGTGGTGAGCCGGGATTTGCAGGCCAGGATGGGCCTGAGCGAGCCTCCCAGGGTAAAACTGCGCAGCGATCCCCCGTACGCCATGCTCGGCGGGAGATTCTCCTCCGGCACGATAGAGATGGAGGGGGCCGCTTTCGGCAACATCCACACCCGCCGGATCAGGGTGCGGCTGGGGTCGTTCGAGCTGGATGTGCTCAGGAGCCTGGTCTCCGGTCGCCTCGTGAGCAGGGAACCCATGAAGGGGAGCGTTAAGATCACGCTCTCCGAGGATGAGGTGAAGCGGATGGCCGTCTCCGAGGTGAGGGCCGTCTCGATCAAGAGCCTCGCCCTCAGGCCGGGGAGGGTCGAGATCGGGAGCGAAGCCGTGCTGGCCGGGGTTTCGGTCCCCGTGTCGGTCGTAGGCTCGGTCGCGGTGCGCGATGGAGGGATAGTCTTCTCCCCGACGCGGGTCTCCGCGTTCGGGCTCTCGTTGCCGCGGGTGGTGAACGACGCCATCCTCTCCGGTATCTCTTTCTTCTACCCGATCCGGAACCTCCCGTTCCCCATCCGGCTCGACGGGGTCGAAGTGAGGACGGGCCGCGCCGTCTTGCGTGGGACCATCACCATCCCCTCCGGTTGATAGCGGCGCGCTTTGCTGCTATCTTTCGCCCTTGTCCGGCGGAGTTTTCGGAGGGGGGACTCCGCCGTTCAGCTCGGAACCTCGCCGGAGCTCGCGTTGGGAGGATGATGATCCGGTTCGACAGCGTCACCAAGTTCTACGGCAGGGACACCCTCGCGCTGGACGACGTGAGCTTCGAGATAGGCGAAGGCGAGTTCGTCTTCCTGGTGGGGGCGAGCGGTTCCGGGAAGTCCACGGTCGTGCGCCTGCTCCTCAAGGAGGTGGAACCCACGCGGGGGGAGATATACGTGCGGGGGGTGAAGCTCTCCGGGATCCCGCGGAGGGGTATCCCGCGCCATCGCAGGAGCATCGGGTGCGTCTTCCAGGATTTCAAGCTGCTCCCCAACAAGACGGCGGCGGAGAACGTGGCCTACGCGATGGAGGTCACCGGACACCGCAGGCGTGCCATACGCACCAAGGTTCCCCAGATGCTCGACCTCGTGGGGCTCACCACCAAGAAGGACAAGTATCCGGCGGAGCTCTCCGGGGGGGAGCAGCAGCGCGTCTCGATAGCCCGGGCGCTGGTCTCCTCCCCGCCGGTGCTGGTCGCCGACGAGCCCACCGGGAACCTGGACCCCGAGACGAGCCGGGGGCTGATGCGGCTTCTGGAGCGGATAAACCGCATCGGCACCACGGTCCTGGTGGCGACCCACGACAGGGAGATGGTCGATGCGATGCGCCGGCGGGTGATAGCTCTGGAGGACGGGCGGGTCGTGCGAGACCAGCTGAAGGGGGCGTACGCCGGTGAGTAGAAACCTGGGTTTCTTCCTGCGCGAGGCCTTCGGGGGCATCCGGGCCAACCTGCTCATGAGCCTGACCGCGACGGTGACGACTTTCATCTGCGCCGTGGCGCTCGGTGGGGCGTTGCTCTTCGGGGCGCACGTCAAGGGGCTCGTGGAGTCCCTGCAGCGTGGGGTGACGATAGACGCCTTCTTCCCCCAGGGGGTCTCGAAGCAGAAGATGGAGGATGTGCGCCGGACCGTGGCGGGTTACCCGGAGGTCGAGAAGGTTCGCCTTGTTACGAAGAAGGAGGCCTACGAGCGGTTCAAGAAGAGGTTCTCGGACAACCCGCGGGTCTACAGGGGGCTCGGTAGCGACTTTCTTCCGGCCTCACTCGAGATCACGCTGAAGAAATCTTCCGCCGCCCCCGGGGTCGCCGCGCGGCTCAAGAGCGAGGGTTTCTCTTCTTCGGACCTCAGTTATCCTCAGCAGACGGTTCGCCGGCTCGACCGGGTTGCGGGATACGTGATCTGGGCGCTCCGGCTGACCACCGGGCTCTTCCTTCTGGCGAGCGTCCTTCTGGTCTCGAACGCCATAAGGCTTTCGATCTTCGCCCGGCGCAAAGAGATAGAGGTGATGAAGCTGGTGGGGGCCTCGGACGGGTTCGTGAGGACACCTTTCGTCATAGAGGGGTTGCTGCAGTCCCTGACCGGTGCCGTCATCGGGGCCGTGGTCGTGCTGCTGGCCAACAGAGCCTTCGTCGGTTGGTCGCATCACGCGCTGCCTTTCTTCCCTATCTCCGCGGGTTACGTGGATCCGCTCCAGGTGCTCGGCGTCGTGGTGGGTTTCGGTTGTATCATAGGTGCTGCCGGGAGCTACCTCTCCGTGCGGCGGTTCCTCAAGGTCTGAAACCATCCTCTTGGGCCGGCGGGCCCAACGGGGCCTCTGCGTGCTTGGGGCCGCGGGCACGCTGTTTTGGCTTCGGGCCGGAGTCCCGGTGTGGTCCGTCATGTTAGACTCAGCCCGTGAGGTACGCTGGATTGGTTTCTGAGGAGGACCTGTGATACTGCCTGCGGTCCTCGTCAGAAGGGGGAAGTATTCTATCGCCGACCCGCTCTTCGTCGAGGAGCGACGGCCAGTCCTGGTCGCGCGCCGGGCCCGGCGCGGGGCCGAGGCCGGGGACCTCGTACTCGTCGACGTCCACGAGACCAGGCGTTCGCTGCGAGGTGAGGTCGTGCGGGTCATCGGGACTTCGGAGGATCCGCGCAACGTCTACGAGGCTCTGTTCGCCTCCATCGGGACCTCGCCCCGCTTCCCACGCCGGGTCGAGGAGGAGGCCGAGAAGGTGGCCGGACGAGGTTTCTCGGAACGCAGGAAGGACCTCCGAGCCCTGCCGACCGTCACCATAGACGGTGAAGACGCGATGGATTTCGACGATGCCATCTCGGTGGAGCGTACCTCCGACGGCTACAGGGTGTGGGTACACATCGCCGACGTGACGCACTACGTCGACC contains these protein-coding regions:
- a CDS encoding DUF2993 domain-containing protein; amino-acid sequence: MLAGAIAAGPYTYLPGLVDGVVSRDLQARMGLSEPPRVKLRSDPPYAMLGGRFSSGTIEMEGAAFGNIHTRRIRVRLGSFELDVLRSLVSGRLVSREPMKGSVKITLSEDEVKRMAVSEVRAVSIKSLALRPGRVEIGSEAVLAGVSVPVSVVGSVAVRDGGIVFSPTRVSAFGLSLPRVVNDAILSGISFFYPIRNLPFPIRLDGVEVRTGRAVLRGTITIPSG
- a CDS encoding cell division protein FtsX, giving the protein MSRNLGFFLREAFGGIRANLLMSLTATVTTFICAVALGGALLFGAHVKGLVESLQRGVTIDAFFPQGVSKQKMEDVRRTVAGYPEVEKVRLVTKKEAYERFKKRFSDNPRVYRGLGSDFLPASLEITLKKSSAAPGVAARLKSEGFSSSDLSYPQQTVRRLDRVAGYVIWALRLTTGLFLLASVLLVSNAIRLSIFARRKEIEVMKLVGASDGFVRTPFVIEGLLQSLTGAVIGAVVVLLANRAFVGWSHHALPFFPISAGYVDPLQVLGVVVGFGCIIGAAGSYLSVRRFLKV
- the secA gene encoding preprotein translocase subunit SecA produces the protein MTKILRMGEGRKVKALWRDVEEISALEPSLEKLTDEELRSKTDEFRERLAEGETLDDLLYEAFAVVREAAKRTLGMRPFDVQVMGGIVLHQGKIAEMKTGEGKTLAATMPVYLNALTGEGVHLVTVNDYLARRDAEWMGPLYEFLGLRVGVIQEWMDFDERKEAYAADVTYGTNTQFGFDYLRDNLATSPDQLVQRELKYAIVDEVDSILIDEARTPLIISGVPESAADTYYRFAAIVPTLKEGEDYEVDEKKQQVAPTEQGVAKVEKALGIDNLYDDVNANLVNHLQQALRAHTLFKRDDEYIVRDGEVLIVDEFTGRILEGRRYSEGLHQAIEAKEGVPIKEENQTVATITIQNYFRQYEKLAGMTGTAATEADEFMHIYKMEVASIPTHRPMIRVDKDDLVYKTKKAKYKAVVEDIVERHKKGQPVLVGTVSVEVSEHLSKLLKQRGIPHNVLNAKHHEREAEIIAEAGKLGAVTIATNMAGRGTDIKLGGSEEGTEEWTEEHERLAQEIMQKYPTIEREMLEGRTLESLKVVNLGGLYVLGTERHEARRIDDQLRGRSGRQGDPGESRFYLSFEDDLLRLFGGERMQNIISRIGLEEDVPLEAGMVSGSVRRAQEQVESQNFQARKRILEYDDVLNKQREVIYAIRREILMGGEVDTMGYVEEVLSDVIESHAPANSYPEDWDLEGLERELRRFYPVSVDFGVLDPEEATTEDLRELVLADARERLEERKREWEERTAELERLGLERADGIDSFEEAERRTLLSIVDQRWREHLYDMDYLREGIGWRGLGQRDPLVEYKREGYELFRQMERALKEDYVTYIYRVENVQVTESDLEQLSYSGGGEEEPAAPQQRSPRRAEQKIGRNDPCPCGSGKKYKKCHGMPGAPPLRVEG
- the prfB gene encoding peptide chain release factor 2, with amino-acid sequence MPEAEEKLAELEARLSDLEGYFDVGEMREEAGRLAREMNRPDFWDDPGRAREISSRFSRIQDRLELLDDLRRRLSDAGELLELAGEEDGEFLAEVSGELRRVEQVLEEQEVAQLFSGEYDEGDAILTINSGAGGVDSQDWAEMLARMYRRWAERRGFDLEVIEYTEGEEAGIKSATFTVRGEFVFGLLSAERGVHRLVRISPFDASRRRHTSFASVAVAPAVEGEVELDIDEKDLKVDTYRSSGAGGQHVNKTDSAVRITHLPTGIVVQCQNERSQHQNRETAMRVLKARLLELEREKREREIAAQSGEKADIEWGSQIRSYVLHPYKMVKDHRTGLERGDVERVLDGEIDDFIYAYLKSRTAAV
- the ftsE gene encoding cell division ATP-binding protein FtsE encodes the protein MIRFDSVTKFYGRDTLALDDVSFEIGEGEFVFLVGASGSGKSTVVRLLLKEVEPTRGEIYVRGVKLSGIPRRGIPRHRRSIGCVFQDFKLLPNKTAAENVAYAMEVTGHRRRAIRTKVPQMLDLVGLTTKKDKYPAELSGGEQQRVSIARALVSSPPVLVADEPTGNLDPETSRGLMRLLERINRIGTTVLVATHDREMVDAMRRRVIALEDGRVVRDQLKGAYAGE